In a single window of the Tellurirhabdus bombi genome:
- a CDS encoding chorismate mutase, with product MKPTLEVLPLNSWIETNGKPLIISGPCSAETEEQVVETARQLASLNAVHVLRAGVWKPRTRPGSFEGQGEKALPWLQRAKAETGLPVAVEVATPEHIELALKYGVDILWIGARTTVNPFNVQEIADALRGVDVPVLIKNPVNPDLALWVGAFERIAGAGITKLAAIHRGFSTGETSKYRNIPLWQLAIELKDMFPNLPVIGDPSHMAGKRAYLQELSQMSMDLNYDGLIVESHIDPDNAWSDAAQQLTPVHFGEMLDQLQIRKVESSNVEFKGALEQIRATIDNVDRQLVEMLAARMALVEKLAEYKRENNVTIFQPDRWKELHESRSKQAKKMGLYPELVEEIFKIIHMESIRKQTELMNSNTQNA from the coding sequence ATGAAGCCCACTTTAGAGGTCCTGCCACTGAATAGCTGGATCGAAACGAATGGCAAACCCCTGATTATTTCTGGCCCCTGTAGCGCCGAAACAGAGGAGCAAGTGGTTGAAACCGCCCGCCAATTGGCGAGCCTGAATGCCGTACATGTCCTACGGGCAGGTGTATGGAAGCCTCGTACCCGGCCAGGTAGTTTTGAAGGCCAGGGCGAAAAGGCGCTTCCGTGGCTTCAGCGGGCAAAAGCAGAAACTGGCTTGCCGGTAGCTGTTGAGGTTGCAACACCTGAGCATATTGAACTGGCGCTGAAGTACGGTGTGGATATCTTGTGGATAGGTGCCCGGACAACTGTTAACCCGTTTAACGTGCAGGAAATTGCGGATGCGCTGCGTGGAGTTGACGTTCCTGTGCTGATCAAAAATCCTGTTAACCCGGATTTAGCACTTTGGGTTGGAGCTTTCGAGCGAATTGCCGGAGCCGGTATCACGAAACTGGCCGCTATTCACCGGGGCTTTTCGACGGGAGAAACCAGCAAATACCGCAACATTCCCTTGTGGCAGCTAGCCATTGAACTGAAAGATATGTTCCCGAATTTGCCGGTTATTGGCGATCCAAGCCACATGGCAGGTAAGCGGGCTTACCTACAGGAACTGTCTCAAATGTCGATGGATTTGAACTACGACGGTTTGATCGTTGAGTCGCATATTGACCCGGACAATGCGTGGAGTGATGCTGCCCAGCAGCTAACGCCCGTGCATTTCGGAGAGATGTTGGATCAATTGCAAATCCGGAAAGTTGAATCGTCCAACGTGGAGTTCAAAGGTGCACTGGAGCAAATCCGCGCGACCATCGACAACGTTGACCGGCAACTGGTTGAAATGCTGGCCGCTCGGATGGCGTTGGTTGAAAAACTGGCCGAATACAAGCGCGAAAACAACGTAACGATCTTCCAGCCTGATCGTTGGAAAGAACTGCACGAAAGCCGTTCTAAGCAGGCTAAGAAAATGGGCTTATACCCTGAATTAGTCGAAGAAATCTTCAAGATTATTCACATGGAGTCGATCCGGAAACAGACCGAACTCATGAATAGCAATACGCAGAACGCTTAA
- a CDS encoding proline dehydrogenase family protein encodes MLTSTQRASGVKPISFEDTSIAFASQSDRKLRKTFWLFALMNKGWLVKVGTFFIKIALRLQLPIKKLIKGTIFEQFCGGETIRDCEKTIQTLHTAHIGTILDYSVEGEENEKSFDDTVQEILRTIERASESTDIPFSVFKVTGLATTDLLEKVQNGASLTDQEQTAYERLRQRVDQLCRRAYERNVRIFFDAEESWIQDTIDQLSYEMMDRYNHDRCIVYNTFQLYRWESLDHLKKETEVARKKGYLLGAKLVRGAYIEKERLRAHEEEYQDPIHLTKEDTDRDFNLAIDFCLENRTIVSICLGTHNEYSCQYCVQRMEELGIAPGDSHIWFAQLLGMSDNISFNLASAGYNVAKYVPYGPVESVMPYLFRRAEENKSIAGQSSREYLLIKDELLRRKGCCLAPANQA; translated from the coding sequence ATGCTTACGTCCACTCAACGGGCCTCTGGTGTAAAGCCCATTTCTTTTGAGGACACGTCTATTGCCTTTGCTTCCCAATCCGACAGGAAACTTCGTAAAACATTCTGGCTTTTTGCGTTGATGAATAAAGGATGGCTTGTAAAGGTAGGGACTTTTTTTATCAAAATAGCTCTACGACTTCAACTCCCTATAAAAAAGCTCATTAAAGGTACTATTTTCGAGCAATTTTGTGGGGGCGAAACGATTCGGGATTGCGAGAAGACAATTCAGACCCTGCATACTGCCCACATCGGAACCATCCTGGATTATTCGGTTGAAGGTGAGGAAAACGAAAAAAGCTTCGACGATACAGTACAGGAAATTCTGCGGACTATTGAGCGCGCCAGCGAATCAACCGATATACCGTTCTCTGTTTTCAAGGTAACGGGTCTGGCTACGACGGATTTACTGGAAAAGGTGCAGAATGGGGCTTCATTAACCGATCAGGAACAAACCGCTTACGAGCGTCTGCGCCAGCGCGTTGACCAGCTTTGCCGCCGGGCTTACGAACGCAACGTCCGCATTTTCTTCGACGCCGAAGAAAGCTGGATTCAGGATACCATCGACCAGTTATCCTACGAAATGATGGATCGCTACAACCATGACCGATGCATTGTTTACAATACCTTTCAGTTGTATCGCTGGGAAAGTCTCGATCACTTGAAAAAAGAAACCGAGGTTGCCCGGAAAAAAGGCTATTTGCTGGGAGCTAAACTGGTGCGGGGGGCTTATATTGAGAAAGAGCGCCTGCGGGCTCACGAAGAAGAATACCAGGATCCAATTCACCTGACTAAGGAAGACACGGACCGTGATTTCAATCTGGCCATTGATTTCTGCCTGGAAAACCGCACTATTGTCTCGATCTGTTTGGGTACGCACAATGAATACAGCTGTCAGTACTGCGTGCAGCGGATGGAGGAATTGGGAATTGCTCCCGGCGACTCGCACATTTGGTTTGCCCAGTTGCTGGGCATGAGCGACAATATTTCGTTCAATCTGGCGAGTGCGGGTTATAACGTAGCGAAATATGTTCCTTACGGGCCGGTTGAGTCGGTTATGCCGTATCTGTTCCGCCGGGCTGAGGAAAACAAATCGATTGCCGGTCAAAGCAGTCGCGAATATTTGTTGATAAAAGACGAATTACTCCGCCGGAAAGGGTGCTGCCTCGCGCCAGCGAATCAGGCTTGA
- a CDS encoding lipoprotein signal peptidase, producing the protein MIKKSPLKYLLLCIALIALDQAVKLLVHFNMELGFPGQIRLVGDWLKLHYVLNPGMAFGMQLGHEYGKLMLSVFRLLAMGGIGWYLVHLARRGAPDGLLWAMSMILAGAVGNVIDSTFYGVFLDNAPFGAPTPWFHGQVIDMVFVDIWEGFIPEWVPVWGGQYYSTPIFNIADSCIFVGVCIILFFQRRFFHDQSEEEGLLPEDPSQGEAAVLPTSDMDNEFPEAGQSNNTSSTDPHTVAHTDSEEKRAPRPGSSDATPLS; encoded by the coding sequence ATGATCAAGAAAAGCCCATTAAAATATTTACTGTTGTGCATTGCATTAATTGCGCTGGACCAGGCTGTGAAGTTGTTAGTGCATTTTAATATGGAATTAGGCTTTCCGGGTCAAATTCGGTTAGTGGGCGATTGGTTAAAACTGCATTACGTTCTGAATCCTGGAATGGCCTTTGGCATGCAGCTAGGTCATGAATACGGCAAATTAATGCTGAGTGTCTTTCGGCTGCTGGCCATGGGCGGTATCGGCTGGTACCTTGTTCATCTGGCGCGGCGCGGCGCTCCCGACGGACTTTTGTGGGCCATGTCTATGATTTTGGCCGGTGCCGTTGGTAATGTCATCGACAGCACTTTTTATGGCGTTTTTCTTGATAATGCGCCTTTTGGCGCGCCTACTCCTTGGTTCCATGGCCAAGTTATCGACATGGTCTTTGTCGATATTTGGGAAGGCTTTATCCCAGAATGGGTACCAGTATGGGGTGGTCAGTATTACTCAACCCCGATTTTCAATATCGCCGACTCCTGCATTTTCGTGGGTGTTTGTATTATTCTGTTTTTCCAACGCAGATTCTTCCATGATCAGTCGGAAGAAGAAGGGCTGCTACCGGAAGACCCCTCACAGGGCGAAGCGGCTGTTTTACCGACGTCTGACATGGATAACGAATTTCCTGAAGCAGGGCAGTCCAACAACACAAGCAGTACGGATCCTCACACGGTTGCTCATACCGATTCCGAGGAGAAGCGGGCACCTCGTCCAGGCTCATCGGATGCAACGCCCCTTAGCTGA
- a CDS encoding DUF748 domain-containing protein translates to MKRSVKIILAFAVLLIIARLLLPYFVKQYVNKMLADMGAYTGRIEDVNIALIRGAYQIKDLRIRKINGKIKEPFIYIPTTELSVEWPALLKGALVGEVEFYRPELNFAFSNDEETSQTGKEVDWTELVKDIMPIKINRLAVYNGKLDLLNLFQVSDTNLSLQNFEAEIKNIRNVDDKQSKLPSPVVASGDVPGWGGIMKLNADMNILKQLPDFNYNLSFDKLQLTKLNSLAREYGNIDFEAGTISVYSEMVMLDGKLVGYLKPLTKGMKIFKLKEEGEKRSVGRFFTELLAEGGAEVLENQKRDQVATRIPLEGHVNNVKTNFWPILFGVLRNAYVKAFNEEFDNSVTVKDALKTIKSDFKAKRQERKAERKEKRAERKKERQRKREERKKDK, encoded by the coding sequence TTGAAACGTTCTGTAAAAATTATTCTGGCTTTTGCTGTCCTGCTGATCATCGCTCGTCTACTACTGCCCTATTTTGTGAAGCAGTATGTGAATAAGATGCTCGCTGACATGGGCGCTTATACGGGTCGAATTGAAGATGTTAACATTGCGTTGATTCGTGGTGCCTATCAGATCAAAGACCTTCGCATCCGGAAAATCAACGGAAAAATTAAAGAACCTTTCATTTATATTCCTACTACCGAGCTCTCGGTAGAATGGCCCGCTCTACTAAAAGGCGCTCTAGTTGGCGAAGTAGAATTTTACCGGCCTGAGTTGAATTTTGCCTTTAGTAATGACGAGGAAACCAGCCAAACGGGTAAAGAAGTTGATTGGACGGAATTGGTAAAAGACATCATGCCCATCAAAATCAACCGTTTAGCGGTTTACAACGGGAAACTGGATTTACTCAATCTGTTTCAGGTCTCTGACACGAATTTATCCCTGCAAAACTTTGAGGCGGAGATCAAGAACATCCGAAATGTAGACGACAAGCAATCCAAACTTCCCTCGCCTGTGGTTGCTTCGGGCGACGTACCCGGCTGGGGCGGCATCATGAAGCTCAACGCCGACATGAATATCCTGAAACAGTTACCGGATTTCAATTATAACCTGAGTTTTGATAAACTTCAGCTCACCAAACTAAATTCGTTAGCGCGCGAATACGGCAATATAGACTTTGAGGCAGGAACCATAAGTGTTTATAGCGAGATGGTTATGTTGGATGGGAAATTGGTGGGATACCTCAAACCCCTCACGAAGGGGATGAAGATCTTTAAGCTGAAAGAAGAAGGCGAGAAGCGAAGCGTTGGCCGATTCTTTACCGAGCTACTGGCCGAGGGGGGCGCTGAAGTCCTGGAAAATCAAAAGCGCGATCAGGTGGCTACCCGCATTCCGCTGGAAGGCCATGTTAACAACGTTAAAACCAATTTTTGGCCAATTCTTTTTGGGGTCTTACGCAATGCTTATGTCAAAGCGTTCAACGAGGAATTTGATAACTCGGTGACCGTTAAAGACGCATTGAAAACCATTAAAAGCGACTTCAAGGCCAAACGCCAGGAGCGGAAAGCGGAACGAAAAGAGAAACGCGCCGAACGCAAAAAAGAGCGGCAACGCAAGCGGGAAGAGCGGAAAAAAGATAAGTGA
- a CDS encoding DUF2264 domain-containing protein produces MNRRYFTGLLSTFPFFSTLSGIAAPPTTPAPAADDRAYWLRMLLKVADPVVVALSEGRLKTTMPVESVKGQEEGRKKVSHLEAIGRTVAGLAPWLELAPDETEEGKLRKKYLLLTQKAIANAVNPQSPDYLNFSQGGQPLVDAAFLAHGLLRSPKQLWGGLDKTAQTNVIRALEATRVIKPGYSNWLLFSAMVEAALLRFTGYGDEMRMDYAIKQHLAWYKGDGIYGDGPDFHWDNYNSYVIQPMLLDVVKTLVEANKSDKALYETILRRARRYAEVQERLIGTDGSFAAFGRSLAYRCGAFQLLAQAGLQQFLPAELPAGQVRSALTAVIRRTMEAPGTFDKQGWLQIGLCGHQPSIGETYISTGSLYLCSVAFLPLGLPATDTFWSGPATDWTAKKIWSGQDIKVDHAIRG; encoded by the coding sequence ATGAACCGTCGTTACTTTACTGGACTTTTATCAACTTTCCCTTTTTTTTCGACGCTATCTGGTATCGCCGCGCCGCCGACCACGCCGGCGCCCGCTGCCGATGACCGGGCTTACTGGTTGCGTATGCTACTAAAAGTCGCCGACCCTGTGGTAGTTGCCTTATCGGAAGGTCGTTTGAAAACAACCATGCCCGTTGAGTCCGTTAAAGGGCAGGAGGAAGGGCGCAAAAAAGTATCTCATCTAGAGGCAATAGGCCGGACGGTAGCGGGTTTAGCGCCCTGGCTGGAACTTGCACCGGATGAAACTGAAGAAGGAAAACTCCGAAAAAAATATTTATTGCTGACGCAGAAGGCCATTGCCAATGCCGTTAATCCACAGTCGCCGGACTACCTGAATTTTTCGCAAGGGGGCCAACCGCTGGTAGATGCAGCCTTCCTGGCGCATGGTCTACTGCGTTCGCCAAAGCAGCTTTGGGGAGGACTCGATAAAACGGCTCAAACCAACGTAATTCGCGCTTTAGAAGCAACCCGAGTGATCAAGCCTGGTTATAGCAACTGGTTGTTATTCAGCGCCATGGTTGAAGCGGCTCTTTTGAGATTTACGGGATATGGCGACGAAATGCGCATGGATTATGCCATCAAACAACACCTTGCCTGGTATAAAGGAGATGGAATTTACGGGGATGGGCCTGACTTTCACTGGGATAATTACAACAGCTACGTCATTCAGCCGATGCTGCTGGATGTAGTAAAAACCCTGGTAGAAGCTAATAAATCTGATAAAGCCCTGTACGAAACCATATTGCGCCGTGCGCGCCGCTATGCCGAGGTGCAGGAGCGTTTGATCGGAACGGATGGATCGTTTGCGGCTTTTGGCCGGTCGCTGGCTTACCGTTGCGGCGCATTTCAGCTCTTGGCGCAGGCAGGTTTGCAGCAGTTTCTCCCTGCCGAACTTCCCGCCGGTCAGGTGCGTAGCGCCTTGACGGCTGTCATCCGTCGGACGATGGAGGCACCCGGAACGTTCGACAAACAGGGGTGGCTCCAGATTGGCCTTTGCGGGCACCAACCTTCGATTGGCGAAACCTATATTTCAACGGGTAGCCTTTATCTGTGTTCGGTGGCTTTTCTGCCGCTGGGACTTCCGGCTACAGATACATTCTGGTCAGGCCCAGCTACCGACTGGACAGCCAAAAAAATATGGTCCGGGCAAGATATTAAAGTTGATCATGCCATTAGAGGATAA
- a CDS encoding dihydrofolate reductase family protein → MRKVKLFIATSLDNYIAGPNGEIDWLFTEGDFGYDAFLKTIDTTLMGNETYKLSQGFGEFPYKGLKNYVFTRQTNHPEKPEVDFVSGDIVAFVQALKQQEGKDIFLVGGGQINATLLEAGLIDELQVFVHPILLGNGIPLFQPTHNRHYWQFVECKSYEPGLVELHYVAES, encoded by the coding sequence ATGAGAAAGGTAAAATTGTTTATTGCTACAAGTCTGGATAACTACATTGCTGGTCCAAATGGTGAAATCGATTGGCTGTTTACGGAGGGAGACTTCGGCTACGATGCTTTCCTTAAAACCATTGATACCACCTTGATGGGAAACGAAACCTACAAGTTAAGTCAGGGTTTCGGGGAGTTTCCGTACAAAGGATTGAAAAACTACGTTTTTACGCGTCAGACAAACCACCCGGAAAAACCCGAAGTTGACTTTGTGTCGGGTGACATTGTGGCGTTTGTTCAAGCGTTGAAGCAACAGGAAGGTAAGGATATTTTCTTGGTTGGCGGCGGGCAAATCAATGCCACCTTGCTGGAAGCGGGCTTGATTGATGAGCTACAGGTGTTTGTCCACCCGATCTTATTAGGCAATGGAATTCCGCTGTTTCAGCCGACTCACAATCGGCACTACTGGCAATTTGTCGAATGCAAATCGTATGAACCGGGTTTGGTAGAATTGCATTACGTAGCGGAATCTTAG
- a CDS encoding helix-turn-helix domain-containing protein, producing the protein MELIFRNPPAILRPFIDQLWHVSGDEFNQQDLGLPVMRHELMFNFSEQFAVTDVHDQTLIINKESWLNGIYTRPQRSTTQGRHETFGVFLKPWALYSLTNIPASELTNQVVDGPTIFRQSIAETTDFVRDLVSADDKLAGVEQFLIKHLASKDVPAYIPYAVAYLQNRPWHDGIIRELAAKLRRTPKSLTVAFKKYIGISPGRFLHLRLLNEVATDLARNPQQSLTELAYHHRFFDQAHLNHLFKSLTNLTPGTYRNRVLAGDVDQTDPCFIRENTA; encoded by the coding sequence ATGGAATTAATTTTTCGCAATCCTCCCGCAATTCTACGCCCGTTTATTGACCAGCTGTGGCACGTTTCAGGTGATGAATTCAATCAGCAGGATCTGGGTTTGCCTGTGATGCGGCATGAATTAATGTTTAATTTTTCGGAGCAGTTTGCCGTCACCGACGTTCATGACCAGACGCTTATAATAAATAAAGAAAGTTGGCTGAACGGTATCTATACGCGTCCGCAACGCTCTACTACCCAGGGCAGGCACGAAACATTTGGCGTTTTTTTGAAACCATGGGCGCTGTATTCTCTGACTAACATACCCGCTTCGGAGCTAACGAACCAGGTTGTGGATGGCCCTACTATCTTTCGGCAATCCATTGCGGAAACAACCGATTTTGTGCGTGATTTAGTGAGTGCAGATGACAAACTAGCTGGCGTAGAGCAGTTTCTGATAAAGCACTTAGCCAGTAAAGACGTGCCCGCTTATATTCCCTACGCTGTTGCTTACCTGCAAAACCGACCGTGGCACGATGGAATCATTCGGGAGCTGGCAGCTAAGTTGCGACGGACACCTAAATCGCTGACCGTTGCCTTCAAAAAATACATTGGCATCTCGCCAGGGCGGTTTTTGCACCTTCGGCTACTCAACGAAGTTGCTACCGATCTGGCCCGGAATCCGCAGCAGTCACTTACGGAACTAGCTTATCATCACCGCTTCTTTGATCAGGCGCACCTCAACCATCTCTTCAAATCGCTGACTAATCTAACGCCTGGAACGTATCGAAATCGTGTCTTGGCGGGCGATGTAGACCAGACCGATCCTTGTTTTATTCGGGAAAACACAGCCTGA